The Malus domestica chromosome 13, GDT2T_hap1 genome includes a window with the following:
- the LOC103453781 gene encoding protein COFACTOR ASSEMBLY OF COMPLEX C SUBUNIT B CCB2, chloroplastic, which produces MTNTSSILSPNPLIQLKIQIPPKFRARKFPTNFLPVSARLDDSKSTSTDPQLNLSVLRFTLGIPGLDESYLPRWIGYGFGSLLILNHFVGSTATPAQLRTEALGLSLAAFSVALPYLGKFLKGATPMDQTTIPQGCEQIFVISHNVSDTQKEDLAWATYILLRNTNTIAVMISVQNELCIRGYWNIPDEVSKANALGWLEKQIESIGISDLKETLYLSQIEDSGLWEMLPQGTRSLLVQPILQVEHSIDNAIQKVEGFVLLASTMRYAYSDKDRAWIGALTNKFRENGEPRPK; this is translated from the exons ATGACCAACACCAGCTCCATTCTTTCCCCAAATCCGTTAATTCAGTTGAAAATCCAAATCCCCCCCAAATTTCGCGCCAGAAAGTTCCCCACAAATTTCTTACCAGTCTCCGCTCGTCTCGACGATTCCAAAAGCACCTCCACCGACCCCCAACTCAACCTCTCCGTCCTCCGCTTCACACTCG GAATACCTGGGCTGGACGAATCCTACTTACCAAGATGGATTGGATATGGGTTCGGTTCGCTTTTGATTTTGAACCATTTTGTTGGTTCCACTGCAACCCCAGCACAGCTT AGGACGGAGGCTTTGGGTCTGTCTTTGGCTGCATTCTCTGTCGCACTTCCCTATCTTGGAAAATTTCTCAAG GGTGCTACTCCTATGGATCAGACGACCATCCCACAAGGGTGTGAGCAAATATTTGTTATATCACATAATGTCTCAGATACTCAGAAGGAGGACTTGGCTTGGGCTACATACATATTGTTGCGCAATACAAACACCATAGCAGTG ATGATATCCGTACAAAATGAATTGTGTATACGCGGCTATTGGAACATACCAGATGAGGTTTCAAAAGCCAACGCACTTGGTTGGCTTGAGAAACAGATTGAAAGTATTGGCATTTCTGATTTGAAGGAGACCCTATACCTATCTCAGATTGAAG ATTCTGGACTTTGGGAGATGCTACCGCAGGGGACTCGTTCTCTCCTTGTACAACCGATTCTCCAAGTTGAGCATTCAATTGACAATGCGATCCAGAAAGTCGAGGGATTTGTCTTGTTGGCTTCCACCATGAGGTATGCATATAGTGATAAGGACAGGGCCTGGATTGGTGCTCTTACAAACAAGTTCAGAG AAAACGGGGAACCAAGGCCGAAATGA
- the LOC103453782 gene encoding pentatricopeptide repeat-containing protein At5g57250, mitochondrial, with protein sequence MIIFFSSIFHTKLIRHFSSSSSPCRTNLPEPQPLQTLLKSGFSPTLKSIVQFLLFLSRTRRFDTLVHFFSQMESNQIKGSAQTHVILTWALLNLQKYEEAEHFMRTRMVEASSLRRNRMWDSLIQGLCVNRKDPEKALLVLRDCLGSYGIFPSSFTFCSLIRSFSNQGDMSKAIEVLELMTDEKVKYPFDNFVSSSVISGFCKIGKPEIAVKFFKNAVASGALEPNVVTYTALAGALCKLGRVNEVCDLVCRVEKRGWAFDVVFFSIWICGYISEGVLMEVFRKNRKMVNKGIRPDTISHSIMIDGFSKLGDVEKALGIVIKMRKDGLEPNLITYTAILLGFCKKGKMEEAFAIFKMVEDLGIVVDEFMYATLIHGSCMRGDLDDVFDLLHKMEERGINPSIVTYNTVINGLCKFGRTCEADEISKGILGDTITYSTLLHGYIEEENITGILETKRRLEEAGVYMDVVMCNILIKALFMVGAFDDAYILYKGMPDKGLVADSSTYCTMIDGYCKVGRMDEALEIFDEFRRTLGSSVACYNCIISSLCKQGMVDMATEVFIELSGKGLGLDVGIYNILLKAIFEDKSAVGVINLVRRIDSLKTEVYDIVCNDAISFLCRRGFPESACEVYLVMRRKGSVATSKTYCSILEGLISDGKEWLTQSFLTIFVKEYGLEEPTVSKILAYYISLKNVDDAFWFLDKMKDMPAAVTLPVSLYKTLIKTGRVLDAYKLVMVAGDGLPILDAFDYSLMVDSLCKRGHISEALDLCIIAKNKGVALDIITYNSVINALCRQGHLVEAFRLFDSLEKINLVPTEITYATLIDALRRQGFLLDAKELFERMVLKGFKPNTHVYNLIIDGYCKIGDMDDALKLLYELDLKSLRPDEFTVSIIINGFCLKGDIEGALEFFVELKEKGTLPDFLGFLYLLRGLCAKGRMEEARTILREMLNSQSVLELINRVDVEVETDSLEGFLASLCEQGRIEESLTVLNEIGCMFFPVRGSPNNHQQFLKLDKPYDREPSGIVVSNSVTSTGADLDIQLCEMKKVEKLAENYDGGGRWSQFKDFDDCYKQVATLCSCGEIQKASQLAKEMVSNFRRAS encoded by the coding sequence ATGATAATCTTCTTCTCCTCAATCTTCCACACCAAACTAATCCGacacttctcttcttcttcatctccttGCCGAACCAACCTCCCCGAACCCCAACCTCTTCAGACTCTGCTCAAAAGCGGCTTCTCTCCCACTCTCAAATCCATCGTCCAAttccttctcttcctctctcgaACCCGCCGGTTCGACACCCTCGTCCACTTCTTCTCCCAAATGGAGTCCAACCAAATCAAAGGCAGCGCCCAAACGCACGTAATTCTCACCTGGGCTCTCCTAAACTTGCAGAAATATGAAGAAGCAGAGCATTTTATGAGGACCCGGATGGTCGAAGCTTCGAGTTTGCGGCGGAATCGGATGTGGGACTCTCTGATTCAAGgcctatgtgtcaaccggaaAGACCCCGAGAAGGCTTTGTTGGTGTTGCGGGATTGCTTGGGGAGCTACGgtatttttccttcttctttcacTTTTTGCTCGTTAATTCGTTCGTTTAGCAATCAGGGGGATATGAGCAAGGCAATTGAGGTGCTGGAATTGATGACTGATGAGAAAGTTAAGTACCCTTTTGATAATTTTGTTTCTAGTTCAGTAATTTCCGGGTTTTGTAAGATTGGGAAGCCGGAAATCGCAGTCAAGTTTTTCAAGAATGCTGTGGCTTCGGGAGCTTTAGAGCCTAATGTTGTGACTTATACAGCACTTGCAGGTGCTCTTTGTAAATTGGGTAGAGTTAATGAGGTTTGTGATTTGGTTTGTAGGGTTGAGAAGAGAGGTTGGGCATTTGATGTTGTTTTCTTCAGTATTTGGATTTGTGGTTATATTTCGGAAGGGGTTCTAATGGAGGTATTTCGGAAGAATAGAAAGATGGTGAACAAAGGCATAAGACCTGATACAATTAGCCATAGTATTATGATAGATGGGTTTTCCAAGCTAGGAGATGTGGAAAAAGCGCTCGGTATTGTAATAAAGATGAGGAAAGATGGGCTTGAACCCAATTTGATCACGTATACTGCCATCCTGTTGGGGTTTTGCAAGAAAGGGAAAATGGAGGAGGCATTTGCTATTTTCAAGATGGTTGAAGATTTGGGAATTGTAGTTGATGAATTCATGTATGCAACTTTAATTCACGGGTCCTGCATGAGAGGAGATCTCGATGATGTTTTTGATTTGCTACATAAAATGGAGGAGAGGGGGATTAATCCAAGCATTGTCACATACAATACTGTAATTAATGGATTATGTAAATTTGGGAGGACATGCGAGGCTGATGAGATCTCAAAGGGTATACTTGGAGATACAATTACATATAGTACGCTGCTACATGGATATATTGAGGAAGAAAATATCACGGGGATTCTTGAAACGAAGAGAAGATTGGAGGAAGCCGGAGTCTACATGGATGTTGTTATGTGTAACATACTTATCAAAGCACTGTTCATGGTGGGGGCATTTGACGATGCTTATATACTATACAAGGGAATGCCAGATAAGGGTTTGGTTGCAGATTCCAGTACATATTGTACAATGATTGACGGGTACTGTAAAGTTGGTAGAATGGATGAGGCACTTGAGATATTTGATGAGTTCAGAAGGACACTAGGTTCCTCCGTTGCATGTTATAATTGTATTATCAGTTCGCTCTGTAAGCAGGGAATGGTAGATATGGCCACAGAGGTATTTATTGAACTCAGTGGGAAAGGTTTAGGTTTGGATGTAGGTATCTATAATATTCTGTTGAAGGCAATTTTTGAAGACAAAAGTGCAGTTGGAGTTATAAATTTGGTTCGACGGATTGATAGTTTGAAGACAGAAGTGTATGATATTGTTTGCAATGATGCTATCAGCTTCTTGTGCAGGAGAGGTTTTCCTGAGTCTGCATGTGAAGTGTATTTGGTGATGAGGAGGAAAGGGTCAGTTGCCACAAGCAAAACTTACTGTTCAATTTTAGAAGGTCTTATCAGTGATGGGAAAGAGTGGCTAACTCAATCCTTCTTGACCATCTTTGTGAAAGAATATGGCCTAGAAGAACCCACGGTAAGCAAGATTCTAGCTTACTACATAAGTCTGAAGAATGTTGATGATGCTTTCTGGTTTCTAGACAAAATGAAGGATATGCCTGCAGCCGTCACTTTGCCTGTTAGTCTTTATAAGACACTTATAAAGACTGGTAGAGTTTTGGATGCATATAAACTTGTCATGGTGGCCGGAGATGGTCTACCTATCCTGGATGCATTTGATTATTCACTTATGGTTGATAGTCTTTGTAAACGAGGACATATCAGTGAGGCATTAGATTTGTGTATTATTGCTAAAAATAAAGGAGTGGCCCTTGATATCATCACTTATAATTCAGTTATAAATGCATTATGCCGCCAAGGCCACCTTGTTGAAGCATTTCGGCTATTTGATTCATTAGAGAAAATTAATTTGGTACCCACGGAAATCACATATGCTACATTGATTGATGCCTTACGTAGacagggttttcttttggatgCCAAGGAGTTATTTGAGAGGATGGTTCTCAAGGGCTTTAAGCCAAATACACATGTTTACAACTTGATTATTGATGGTTATTGCAAAATTGGAGATATGGATGATGCCTTGAAGCTTCTTTATGAATTGGATTTAAAATCCCTCAGGCCTGATGAATTCACTGTTAGTATTATAATCAATGGCTTTTGTCTAAAGGGTGATATAGAAGGAGCTCTTGAATTCTTTGTTGAGCTCAAGGAAAAAGGTACATTACCtgattttttgggtttcttATATTTACTAAGAGGTCTATGCGCTAAGGGAAGGATGGAAGAAGCCAGAACCATCTTGAGAGAAATGCTCAACTCCCAGTCTGTTTTGGAGCTAATAAATAGAGTTGATgttgaggttgaaacagattcATTAGAAGGTTTTCTTGCGTCTTTATGTGAGCAAGGCCGTATCGAAGAATCACTTACTGTCCTTAATGAAATTGGGTGCATGTTTTTCCCTGTTAGAGGTTCACCTAATAATCACCAACAATTTCTTAAATTAGACAAGCCTTATGACAGGGAGCCTTCTGGTATAGTTGTTTCAAATTCTGTAACCTCCACCGGTGCAGATTTGGATATTCAGCTTTGTGAAATGAAGAAAGTAGAGAAGTTGGCGGAAAATTATGACGGTGGAGGGAGATGGTCTCAGTTTAAAGATTTTGACGATTGCTATAAGCAAGTTGCCACACTCTGTTCATGTGGGGAGATACAAAAGGCTAGTCAATTAGCAAAGGAGATGGTTTCTAATTTTAGAAGGGCCAGTTAG